The following proteins are co-located in the Castanea sativa cultivar Marrone di Chiusa Pesio chromosome 8, ASM4071231v1 genome:
- the LOC142606382 gene encoding uncharacterized protein LOC142606382, which produces MEEEKTELLNMEEDKTSTVVSESVVVNEENSNNNNDDDNNVKRVVEEEEVAEEAEGDLGGGDDGAVVVVGGTRPEELTGLELVAVKKNNNTRGPPRKYDVDGGGGGNDMVVGPVLLPPGSSSESPSKRRRGRPRGSGKLQLIASLGGSAADTAGASFTPHVVNVQTNEDIVSKIASFSQRGPRSVCILSATGSVSRVTISQPGNSGGILRYEGRFEILSLSGSYTFVEKGGANRKIAMLSVSLAKPDGRVFGGGIAGALIAAGPIQLIVGSFKQKLNKKIKRRHSTESSSSAIIPSPSDLVRVPIRLAKLTDGDDSCTTPTSSLMDPIQGGAVGVLVVRQNMNPASLHSVSPDACQPMSDQITSPDVNANIP; this is translated from the exons ATGGAGGAGGAGAAGACAGAATTGTTGAACATGGAAGAGGATAAGACAAGTACGGTAGTTTCTGAGTCTGTGGTGGTTAACGAAGAGAACAGTAACaacaacaatgatgatgataataatgtGAAAAGagtggtggaggaggaggaggtggcgGAGGAGGCGGAGGGAGATTTGGGCGGTGGAGACGACGGagctgtggtggtggtgggaggcACGAGACCAGAAGAGTTGACGGGGTTGGAACTGGTGGCGGTGAAGAAGAACAATAATACGAGAGGACCGCCGAGAAAGTATGACGtggatggtggtggtggtggaaaCGACATGGTGGTGGGCCCAGTTTTACTGCCACCTGGCTCTTCGTCTGAAAGCCCATCCAAACGCCGCCGAGGAAGGCCTCGTGGTTCTGGTAAACTCCAGCTCATCGCTTCTCTAG GTGGGTCTGCTGCAGACACTGCTGGAGCAAGCTTTACCCCTCATGTAGTGAATGTACAGACCAATGAG GATATTGTTAGTAAGATAGCATCATTTTCTCAAAGGGGTCCTCGATCAGTTTGCATTCTTTCTGCTACGGGTTCTGTCTCCAGAGTTACAATTAGCCAACCTGGTAATTCTGGTGGTATTTTGAGATATGAG GGTCGCTTTGAGATTTTATCTTTATCTGGATCATATACATTTGTTGAAAAGGGTGGTGCAAATCGCAAAATTGCCATGCTAAGTGTTTCCCTGGCTAAACCTGACGGCCGGGTTTTTGGTGGTGGCATTGCAGGAGCACTGATTGCAGCTGGACCTATTCAA CTCATTGTTGGCAGTTTCAAGCAAAAACTcaataagaaaatcaaaagaaggcACTCCACTGAGTCCTCCTCATCTGCCATTATTCCTTCTCCTTCTGATTTGGTAAGAGTTCCCATACGTCTGGCTAAGTTGACTGATGGTGATGATAGTTGCACTACACCGACATCTTCACTCATGGATCCAATTCAAGGAGGAGCAGTTGGCGTTCTTGTTGTGAGGCAAAACATGAACCCTGCTTCTCTACATAGTGTTAGTCCGGACGCCTGTCAGCCAATGTCAGACCAAATAACATCCCCTGATGTCAATGCCAATATCCCTTAG